A single region of the Pseudalkalibacillus berkeleyi genome encodes:
- a CDS encoding STAS domain-containing protein: MSQSMRLIGEKIVENRYEISKLSLEFRMEEDPVIVEKIQSRQISSMTPEEAEEFTGTFVRYLGEAVYGDEKLYFDLVTEWSKKAGEIAVKEGIPLEESLDGLRFFRKAILSILKQEANQLSLTIDDVIDTCSIIDPLLDRCIYCFSLVYLDDHKEFVRKAHANVQELLMPIVPVTNGAAVLPIVGELDEERSHYILEKALEQSSRLKLRHLIIDLSGIVVIDTMVAHNLFRVVNALKLLGVESIITGMRAELTQTVVSLGIDFKDIITFSNLQKALESIGFVQKEYQR, from the coding sequence ATGTCACAGAGTATGAGATTAATAGGTGAAAAAATCGTAGAAAACCGATATGAAATTTCGAAATTATCCTTAGAGTTTCGTATGGAGGAAGATCCTGTAATTGTTGAAAAAATCCAATCAAGACAAATTTCCTCAATGACACCCGAAGAAGCAGAAGAATTCACTGGAACCTTTGTCCGTTATTTAGGAGAAGCGGTGTATGGGGATGAAAAGCTTTATTTTGACCTTGTAACAGAGTGGAGCAAAAAGGCTGGAGAAATCGCCGTAAAGGAAGGAATACCTCTTGAAGAATCACTAGATGGTCTACGTTTTTTCCGAAAAGCCATTCTTTCAATCCTGAAACAAGAAGCGAATCAGTTGTCATTAACCATTGATGACGTGATTGATACATGTTCAATTATTGATCCACTTCTCGATAGATGTATTTATTGTTTCAGTCTTGTTTACCTAGATGATCACAAAGAGTTTGTTCGAAAAGCACATGCTAATGTCCAAGAGCTATTAATGCCGATCGTACCCGTCACAAATGGAGCCGCAGTGCTACCAATTGTGGGTGAACTAGATGAAGAACGATCTCACTATATTTTAGAAAAGGCGTTAGAACAAAGTAGCCGACTTAAGCTGCGACACCTGATCATTGACTTATCAGGTATCGTTGTCATCGACACAATGGTTGCACACAACTTGTTCAGAGTCGTCAATGCATTGAAGCTTCTAGGTGTTGAGTCCATCATTACCGGAATGCGTGCAGAATTGACACAAACTGTCGTCTCATTAGGGATTGATTTCAAAGACATAATTACCTTCAGCAATTTACAGAAAGCATTGGAATCGATTGGATTCGTCCAAAAGGAATATCAACGGTAA
- a CDS encoding ABC transporter permease, with amino-acid sequence MRIKALTIRIIKQFFHDKRTLAMMLVAPLLILTIISLVFNGEDVVPAIGGENLPSPVIEKLKEADIDYKEVSEIKAESEFRSGELDGWVTLKDQQLRIILEGSDPGMNQRILATVKNVLQPSGQGKVEPEIEYYYGDEDMTSFDNFGPVLIGFFAFFFVFLIAGVSFLRERTGGTLERLMASPVKKSEVVIGYLLGFGFFTVIQSILIVFYSIYVLDLLMIGDFLWVVVITLLCAFTALSLGTLLSAYAQNELQMIQFIPIVVVPQVFFSGLFDLDSISNWVSWIGPITPLYYAAEALRDVMIRGLGFEDIAFELMVLLGFSLFFSIANIFALRKYRSF; translated from the coding sequence ATGCGCATTAAAGCATTGACCATTCGGATCATTAAGCAGTTCTTTCATGATAAACGAACGTTAGCGATGATGCTTGTTGCCCCTTTACTCATTTTGACGATTATTTCGCTCGTATTTAATGGTGAAGATGTGGTACCTGCTATTGGTGGTGAAAATCTGCCAAGTCCGGTTATCGAAAAATTAAAAGAAGCGGATATTGATTATAAAGAGGTAAGTGAGATTAAAGCTGAATCGGAGTTTCGATCTGGTGAACTGGATGGTTGGGTGACGTTAAAAGATCAGCAACTTCGGATCATTCTTGAAGGTAGTGATCCTGGAATGAACCAGCGAATTCTTGCAACCGTAAAGAACGTACTACAACCATCAGGTCAAGGGAAGGTTGAACCTGAGATTGAGTATTATTATGGTGATGAGGATATGACGAGCTTTGATAACTTCGGTCCCGTGTTAATAGGATTCTTTGCATTTTTCTTCGTCTTCTTAATTGCTGGCGTATCATTCTTGAGAGAGCGGACCGGTGGGACGCTTGAACGATTAATGGCAAGTCCAGTGAAAAAGTCAGAAGTCGTCATTGGATATTTGCTTGGCTTTGGATTCTTTACGGTTATACAATCAATACTCATCGTATTTTATTCCATTTATGTATTGGATCTTCTCATGATTGGTGATTTCCTATGGGTTGTAGTGATCACCTTGCTATGTGCATTTACCGCATTATCACTTGGGACTCTCTTATCTGCATACGCACAGAACGAACTACAAATGATTCAATTCATTCCAATTGTTGTCGTTCCTCAAGTCTTCTTTTCTGGACTTTTCGATTTAGATTCTATATCAAATTGGGTTAGTTGGATCGGTCCGATCACCCCATTGTATTATGCTGCCGAGGCTTTAAGAGATGTTATGATTAGAGGGTTAGGTTTTGAGGATATTGCGTTTGAATTAATGGTCTTACTTGGATTCTCACTTTTCTTTTCAATCGCAAATATTTTCGCATTAAGAAAATATAGAAGCTTCTAA
- a CDS encoding M3 family oligoendopeptidase yields the protein MKFSEYQYDRPDLKKFEQAFLSLLEKFEQAESYDQQSDALKGIVEERNHFETMMTICSIRHSIDTNDQFYKEENDFFDEHSPLYEGFVSKFYKRLVDSKYRNQLEEEWGPQLFRIAELSLKTFSDEIVEDLKKENKLSTEYTKLIASAKIQFDGKERTLPQLAPFVQSKDRKTRKEATEARYGFLEDNEEKFDAIYDNLVKVRTDIAKKLGYRNFVELGYDRMVRSDYTAKEVRGFRDQVKEYIVPISQKLYERQRERIGVETLTYYDIPYSFKSGNPTPKGDPEWIINHGKRMYKELSPETNEFFQYMFDNELMDLVSKQGKQSGGYCTYISNYQSPFIFSNFVGTSHDIDVLTHEAGHAFQVYSSRHLSVPEYTIPTYEAAEIHSMSMEFFTWPWMEYFFEEDTEKYKFSHLSSALNFIPYGVAVDEFQHYVYETPEATPAERKQAWRRIEKKYLPHRTYEENAYLERGGFWHQQSHIFRSPFYYIDYTLAQICAFQFWEKANQDRSQAWEDYLQLCKQGGSKSFTELVQFANLQSPFTENCVQSVIADIEGWLNQVDDQKL from the coding sequence ATGAAATTTAGTGAATATCAATATGATAGACCTGACCTGAAAAAATTTGAACAAGCTTTCTTGTCATTATTAGAAAAGTTCGAGCAAGCTGAAAGCTATGATCAACAAAGTGATGCCTTAAAAGGAATTGTGGAAGAACGGAATCATTTTGAGACGATGATGACGATCTGTTCCATCCGCCATTCAATTGATACGAATGATCAGTTTTATAAAGAGGAGAATGATTTCTTTGATGAGCACTCTCCCTTATATGAAGGGTTCGTTTCGAAGTTCTACAAACGACTTGTTGACTCGAAATATAGAAATCAACTTGAAGAAGAATGGGGACCTCAACTATTTAGGATTGCCGAGCTATCCTTGAAAACATTCTCTGATGAAATTGTTGAAGATTTGAAAAAAGAAAATAAATTATCTACGGAGTACACGAAATTGATCGCTAGCGCGAAAATTCAATTCGATGGTAAGGAAAGGACTCTACCTCAACTCGCTCCGTTTGTTCAATCGAAGGATCGAAAAACTCGGAAGGAAGCTACAGAAGCAAGGTATGGTTTTTTAGAAGACAATGAAGAAAAATTCGATGCAATATATGACAATCTAGTTAAAGTTCGGACAGACATTGCCAAAAAGTTAGGTTACCGAAATTTTGTTGAACTAGGTTATGACCGGATGGTCCGCTCTGACTATACAGCTAAAGAAGTACGTGGATTTCGAGACCAAGTAAAAGAATATATTGTACCGATTTCACAAAAGCTTTACGAACGACAAAGAGAGCGTATTGGCGTTGAGACCTTGACTTATTACGATATTCCGTATAGTTTTAAATCGGGTAATCCGACACCAAAAGGCGATCCTGAATGGATTATTAACCATGGGAAGCGTATGTATAAGGAGTTATCTCCAGAGACGAATGAGTTCTTCCAATATATGTTTGACAATGAACTAATGGATCTTGTGAGTAAGCAAGGCAAGCAATCGGGCGGGTATTGTACATATATCAGCAATTATCAATCTCCGTTTATATTCTCGAATTTCGTAGGAACTTCACATGATATTGATGTTCTAACGCATGAAGCGGGACATGCTTTCCAAGTATACTCTAGTCGCCATCTATCCGTACCAGAATACACAATACCTACTTATGAAGCAGCAGAGATTCACTCCATGAGTATGGAATTCTTCACATGGCCTTGGATGGAGTACTTCTTTGAAGAAGATACGGAAAAATATAAGTTCAGTCATTTAAGCTCTGCGCTTAACTTTATACCATACGGTGTAGCTGTTGATGAGTTTCAGCACTATGTCTATGAAACACCTGAAGCAACACCGGCAGAGAGAAAGCAGGCTTGGAGAAGGATTGAGAAAAAGTACTTACCTCATCGCACATATGAGGAGAATGCTTACTTAGAACGCGGTGGTTTCTGGCATCAACAAAGCCACATCTTCCGCTCACCTTTTTATTACATTGATTATACTTTAGCTCAAATCTGTGCATTCCAGTTCTGGGAAAAGGCGAACCAAGACCGGTCACAAGCATGGGAAGACTATTTACAGCTATGTAAACAAGGTGGTAGCAAATCCTTTACCGAGCTCGTACAATTTGCCAATTTACAATCACCATTCACTGAAAACTGTGTTCAATCTGTAATAGCAGATATTGAAGGTTGGTTGAATCAGGTGGATGATCAAAAGCTTTGA
- the deoD gene encoding purine-nucleoside phosphorylase — MSIHIGAKEGEIAETILLPGDPLRAQYIAETFLEDVTCYNEVRGMLGFTGTYKGQRISVQGTGMGIPSISIYAQELIEQYGVKNLIRVGTCGAFQKDVKVRDVIIAMSASTDSSSNRHRFGGIDFAPTANFNLLHRAYGKAVERGLEVKVGNVFTSDTFYNDTMDLAKQLADYQVLAVEMETSALYTLANKFGVNALSVLTVSDHVFTGETTSSEERQITFNEMIEVALDTAVEQTQ; from the coding sequence ATGAGTATTCATATAGGTGCAAAAGAAGGAGAAATAGCAGAAACGATTTTATTACCAGGAGATCCATTACGAGCACAATATATTGCAGAAACGTTTCTAGAAGACGTTACATGTTATAACGAAGTGCGAGGTATGCTTGGATTCACTGGTACTTATAAGGGGCAACGCATTTCTGTGCAAGGGACAGGTATGGGGATTCCCTCCATTTCCATTTATGCTCAGGAATTGATTGAGCAATATGGCGTGAAGAATCTAATTCGTGTAGGTACATGTGGTGCTTTCCAAAAGGATGTTAAAGTGCGTGACGTAATCATTGCAATGTCAGCATCTACAGATTCTTCATCTAATCGTCATCGTTTCGGTGGCATCGACTTTGCTCCGACAGCGAACTTCAATTTACTCCACCGTGCATATGGTAAAGCGGTAGAACGCGGTCTTGAAGTGAAGGTAGGTAACGTCTTCACAAGTGATACGTTCTATAACGATACGATGGATCTTGCGAAGCAATTGGCAGATTATCAAGTGCTCGCTGTGGAAATGGAAACGTCAGCACTATACACATTAGCGAACAAATTCGGTGTTAATGCACTATCTGTTTTAACAGTAAGTGACCATGTATTTACTGGTGAAACGACATCATCTGAAGAAAGACAAATTACTTTTAATGAGATGATTGAAGTCGCCCTCGATACAGCAGTAGAACAAACTCAATAA
- a CDS encoding ABC transporter ATP-binding protein: MVIQITDLTKAFGKTTVIQKTSLSIEKGEIFGMLGPSGAGKTTLVKMIAGIEKPSSGEMVIFDQKMPSAEPIQKIGYMAQTDGLYHDLTGEENLSFFSAMYHLKGKKRQERISHVLSLVNLTEHKRKLVRNYSGGMMRRLSLAVALLHEPDLIVLDEPTVGIDPVLRQSIWEELYKLKEMGMTILVTTHVMDEAEKCDRLAMMREGSIIAVGSPAELKKETETETIEQAFLHYGGGVQHAH, encoded by the coding sequence ATGGTTATTCAGATTACGGATTTAACGAAAGCTTTTGGAAAAACGACAGTCATTCAAAAGACTTCTCTCTCCATAGAAAAAGGGGAGATTTTTGGGATGCTCGGTCCTTCAGGGGCTGGCAAAACGACTCTTGTCAAAATGATCGCTGGTATTGAAAAGCCTTCAAGTGGTGAAATGGTCATTTTTGATCAAAAAATGCCTTCAGCTGAACCGATTCAGAAGATTGGATACATGGCACAGACAGATGGTTTGTATCATGATCTGACAGGGGAAGAAAATCTCAGCTTTTTCTCTGCAATGTATCATTTGAAAGGGAAAAAGAGGCAAGAGCGGATTAGTCATGTTCTTAGCCTAGTTAATTTAACCGAACACAAAAGAAAGCTTGTGCGCAATTATTCTGGTGGTATGATGCGGAGGTTATCACTTGCCGTAGCGTTACTTCATGAACCCGATTTAATCGTTTTAGATGAGCCGACAGTTGGCATTGATCCAGTACTTAGACAATCTATTTGGGAAGAGCTATATAAGTTAAAGGAGATGGGTATGACCATACTCGTAACAACACATGTAATGGATGAGGCGGAAAAGTGTGACCGTTTAGCGATGATGCGTGAAGGCTCAATTATTGCTGTAGGGAGTCCAGCCGAATTGAAAAAAGAAACTGAAACAGAAACGATCGAGCAGGCATTTTTACATTATGGAGGAGGTGTGCAGCATGCGCATTAA